From one Microlunatus sp. Gsoil 973 genomic stretch:
- a CDS encoding VOC family protein encodes MTGIRGFTGWLGVVLGSPDPRRLAGFYRDLLGWEIANEDPTWVTMQMRDGDGKPIPANLAFQLEKIYQRPVWPNEDGKQQMQFHLDVGVTDVEAAVEDAVALGAAPAGFQPQDDVRVMLDPDGHPFCLYLDA; translated from the coding sequence ATGACTGGTATTCGCGGTTTCACCGGCTGGCTGGGCGTCGTCCTCGGCAGCCCGGACCCACGCAGGCTCGCCGGCTTCTACCGGGATCTCCTCGGCTGGGAGATCGCCAACGAGGATCCGACCTGGGTCACGATGCAGATGCGCGACGGCGACGGGAAGCCGATTCCCGCCAATCTCGCCTTCCAGCTCGAGAAGATCTATCAGCGCCCGGTCTGGCCCAATGAGGACGGCAAGCAGCAGATGCAGTTCCACCTCGACGTCGGGGTCACCGACGTCGAGGCGGCAGTCGAGGACGCCGTGGCGCTGGGCGCGGCGCCGGCAGGGTTCCAGCCACAGGACGACGTCCGGGTCATGCTCGACCCGGACGGTCACCCGTTCTGTCTGTATCTGGACGCCTGA
- a CDS encoding YafY family protein, whose amino-acid sequence MAPRKTERILNLTICLLVTRNFLPKSRIREIVEGYHDLSDQAFERTFERDKEELRKLGIPLQVGSFDPLFDDEPGYRIERSAFELPSIELDAEEAAVVGVAARSWQHTAVADSTRSALAKLRAAGIEPDASRLAALEPNVSANEPAFEPLWHAVLDRSRVSFTYRGGATRTLEPWGLTSNKGRWYVIGHDTDRNATRMFKLSRILDTPKRVSKDGAYEVPTDLDLRALARSLAPEEPRASAVIAIRPGRAPGLRRRGRPLAPERLDRLAYAWPVGFDVVEVGYADAGYLCEEVAGYAADAVVLEPSDLRTAVINQLRSVAATRSTPRRYAAVGAVLDTDSVEEVVL is encoded by the coding sequence ATGGCTCCTCGCAAGACGGAGCGGATCCTCAACCTGACGATCTGCCTGCTGGTCACGCGGAACTTCCTGCCCAAGAGCCGGATCCGCGAGATCGTCGAGGGCTATCACGACCTGTCCGACCAGGCGTTCGAGCGGACCTTCGAACGGGACAAGGAGGAGTTGCGCAAGCTCGGCATTCCGCTGCAGGTCGGCTCCTTCGATCCGCTCTTCGACGACGAACCGGGCTACCGGATCGAGCGGTCGGCGTTCGAGCTGCCGTCCATCGAACTTGATGCCGAGGAGGCGGCCGTGGTGGGTGTGGCGGCCAGGTCCTGGCAGCACACCGCGGTCGCGGATTCCACCCGCAGCGCGTTGGCCAAGCTCCGGGCCGCAGGCATCGAACCCGACGCCTCCCGGCTGGCGGCGCTGGAGCCGAACGTCTCGGCCAACGAACCGGCCTTCGAGCCGCTCTGGCACGCCGTACTGGACCGCTCCCGGGTCTCGTTCACCTACCGCGGTGGCGCCACCCGGACGCTCGAACCCTGGGGCCTGACCTCCAACAAGGGTCGCTGGTATGTGATCGGCCACGACACCGACAGGAACGCGACCCGGATGTTCAAGCTGTCGCGGATCCTCGACACGCCCAAACGGGTGTCCAAGGACGGCGCGTACGAGGTCCCCACCGATCTCGACCTGCGTGCACTGGCCAGGTCGCTGGCGCCGGAGGAACCGCGGGCCAGCGCAGTCATCGCGATCCGGCCGGGCCGGGCACCCGGGTTGCGCCGTCGCGGCCGTCCGCTCGCCCCGGAGCGCCTCGACCGGTTGGCGTACGCCTGGCCGGTTGGCTTCGACGTCGTCGAAGTCGGCTATGCCGATGCCGGCTATCTCTGTGAAGAGGTCGCCGGTTACGCGGCCGACGCCGTGGTGCTCGAGCCATCCGACCTGCGGACTGCGGTGATCAACCAGTTGCGGTCCGTCGCGGCGACCCGGTCGACTCCTCGCCGCTATGCGGCGGTCGGTGCTGTCCTGGACACCGACAGCGTCGAGGAGGTCGTTCTATGA
- the pafA gene encoding Pup--protein ligase, whose product MDRRIFGLETEYGVACTSGGSRRLTPDEVARYLFRRVVTWGRSSNVFLRNGSRIYLDVGSHPEYATAECDSLPTLIAHDKAGERILEDLIIDAEQRLSAEGITGDIYLFKNNTDSHGNSYGCHENYLISRIGDFSKITDVLVPFLVSRQLICGAGKVLQTVRGAEYSVSQRAEHIWESVSSATTRSRPIINTRDEPHADPERYRRLHVIVGDSNMSETTTLLKVGSTELVLRLVEAGVQMRDLTLENPIRAIRDISRDRSGRVLVALANGRRMSALELQRAYYEKVSTFVAERGLETATTLRVLDLWERAVRAVEEDKLSLIDTEIDWAIKYKLLDAYAAKHGLSFADPRIAQLDLAYHDIRRGRGLFSMLERRGTAARVVSDPEVFRAKSVPPQTTRAKLRGDFIRHAQEGRNDYTVDWVHLKLNDQAQRTVLCKDPFASSDERVDRLIASMHRHS is encoded by the coding sequence ATGGACCGACGGATCTTCGGACTGGAAACCGAATACGGCGTCGCCTGCACCTCCGGGGGGAGCCGCCGGTTGACCCCGGACGAGGTCGCCCGCTATCTCTTCCGGCGGGTGGTCACCTGGGGCCGCTCCAGCAATGTCTTCCTGCGCAACGGATCGCGGATCTACCTCGACGTGGGTTCCCATCCCGAGTACGCCACCGCCGAGTGCGACAGCCTGCCCACCCTGATCGCCCACGACAAGGCCGGTGAGCGGATCCTGGAGGATCTGATCATCGACGCCGAACAGCGGCTGAGTGCCGAGGGCATCACCGGTGACATCTATCTGTTCAAGAACAACACCGACAGCCACGGCAACTCCTACGGCTGCCACGAGAACTATCTGATCAGCCGGATCGGGGATTTCTCCAAGATCACCGATGTGCTGGTCCCGTTCCTGGTCTCCCGGCAGTTGATCTGCGGAGCCGGCAAGGTGCTGCAGACCGTACGAGGTGCGGAGTATTCGGTCTCACAACGGGCCGAACACATCTGGGAGTCGGTGTCCAGCGCCACCACCCGGTCCCGGCCGATCATCAACACCCGCGACGAACCGCACGCCGATCCGGAACGGTACCGCCGGCTGCACGTGATCGTCGGGGACTCCAACATGAGCGAGACCACCACCCTGCTCAAGGTCGGGTCGACCGAGCTGGTGCTCCGGCTGGTCGAGGCCGGGGTGCAGATGCGCGACCTGACGCTGGAGAACCCGATCCGGGCGATCCGCGACATCAGCCGGGATCGCAGCGGACGGGTGCTGGTCGCGCTGGCCAACGGCCGGCGGATGAGCGCGCTGGAACTGCAGCGGGCGTACTACGAGAAGGTGTCCACCTTCGTCGCCGAGCGGGGTCTGGAGACCGCCACCACACTGAGAGTGCTGGATCTGTGGGAGCGGGCGGTCCGTGCCGTCGAGGAGGACAAGCTGTCACTGATCGACACCGAGATCGACTGGGCGATCAAGTACAAGCTGCTGGACGCGTACGCCGCCAAGCACGGGCTGAGCTTCGCCGATCCGCGGATCGCCCAGCTGGATCTCGCCTACCACGACATCCGGCGCGGCCGCGGTCTCTTCAGCATGCTGGAGCGGCGTGGAACGGCGGCCCGAGTGGTCAGCGATCCGGAGGTGTTCCGGGCAAAGTCGGTTCCGCCGCAGACCACTCGCGCCAAGCTCCGCGGCGATTTCATCCGGCACGCCCAGGAAGGGCGCAACGACTACACGGTCGACTGGGTGCACCTGAAACTCAACGACCAGGCTCAGCGAACGGTGCTCTGCAAGGATCCGTTCGCCTCGAGTGATGAGCGGGTCGACCGGCTGATCGCCAGCATGCACCGGCACTCCTGA
- a CDS encoding SRPBCC domain-containing protein — translation MPQVARSVEIDAPPSSVWSWFTTAERLRQWIAPTLDIDLQEGGSYRMQGEDGTWISGVVLELVPQSRLVLSWLEEDAGWAHPGRLLIGLEPVPGGTRVSLVHDGFAGIGRDGWRDIMQAYERGADRHRVLQRLSAPGRAAGTRCLARTIRSG, via the coding sequence ATGCCACAGGTCGCCCGCTCCGTCGAGATCGACGCCCCGCCGAGTTCCGTCTGGTCCTGGTTCACCACAGCCGAAAGGCTGCGCCAATGGATCGCCCCGACCCTGGACATCGACCTGCAGGAGGGCGGCTCCTACCGGATGCAGGGTGAGGACGGGACGTGGATCAGTGGCGTCGTGTTGGAACTGGTTCCCCAGAGCCGCCTGGTGCTCTCCTGGCTCGAAGAGGATGCCGGCTGGGCACACCCGGGCCGGCTGCTGATCGGACTTGAGCCGGTGCCGGGCGGGACGCGGGTGTCGCTGGTTCACGACGGGTTCGCCGGAATCGGCAGGGACGGCTGGCGGGACATCATGCAGGCCTACGAGCGCGGGGCCGACCGGCATCGTGTCCTGCAACGACTGTCAGCCCCTGGTCGCGCAGCGGGAACGCGTTGCCTAGCCCGGACGATCCGTTCCGGGTGA
- a CDS encoding DUF3866 family protein, with translation MIIWAEGTVAVVGDRWAGAVELIIDTDGGQTFRSLAYLDLMPQPRTGDRVLLNIAALARGLGTGGYAFVVAVLDQNGRLIGQPGLPKGHLVKARYTPLQVMISGVDEQDSDFHDRLDSADDLDRMPVIVADLHSAVAPIIAAIRSDSGDRTPRVAYLMTDEAALPIAFSRTVAALRAEEWLVGTITCGQAYGGDLEAVNVHSGLLAAKVAMQADLVIVSQGPGNLGTGTRWGFSGTGAGEVINAAAVLNGRPIGSLRISSADPRFRHRGVSHHSLTAYSRVALRTADIAVPDFSDVSPLTGIRDLYALPRFAARINEAVAELAGLHRLHRIELAGLDRALLGCPVRLSTMGRDLDADPAYFLAAAAAGRLAVHLMSD, from the coding sequence GTGATCATCTGGGCGGAGGGAACGGTCGCTGTCGTCGGCGACCGGTGGGCCGGTGCTGTCGAGTTGATCATCGACACCGACGGCGGTCAGACCTTCCGATCACTGGCCTACCTGGATCTGATGCCACAGCCCCGGACCGGGGACCGGGTGTTGCTCAACATCGCGGCATTGGCCCGCGGCCTGGGCACCGGCGGGTACGCGTTCGTTGTCGCCGTCCTGGACCAGAACGGGCGGCTGATCGGACAACCGGGCCTGCCGAAGGGCCATCTGGTCAAGGCGCGCTACACGCCGCTACAGGTGATGATCTCCGGCGTGGACGAGCAGGATTCGGACTTCCATGATCGACTCGATTCCGCCGATGATCTTGACCGGATGCCGGTGATCGTCGCCGACCTGCATTCGGCGGTGGCCCCGATCATTGCCGCGATCCGCAGCGACTCCGGCGACCGAACGCCGCGCGTGGCGTATCTGATGACCGATGAGGCAGCCCTGCCGATCGCCTTCTCCCGTACCGTCGCCGCACTTCGGGCCGAGGAGTGGCTGGTCGGAACCATCACCTGTGGGCAGGCGTACGGCGGCGATCTTGAAGCGGTCAACGTGCACTCCGGCCTGCTGGCGGCCAAGGTTGCGATGCAGGCCGATCTGGTCATCGTCAGCCAGGGGCCGGGCAATCTGGGGACCGGCACCCGCTGGGGATTCTCCGGCACCGGGGCCGGTGAGGTGATCAACGCGGCAGCTGTGCTCAACGGCCGTCCGATCGGGTCACTGCGGATCTCCAGCGCCGACCCGCGGTTCCGGCATCGCGGTGTCTCCCATCACAGCCTGACCGCCTACAGCAGGGTCGCGTTGCGGACGGCGGATATCGCCGTGCCCGACTTCTCCGACGTGTCACCGCTGACCGGTATCCGTGACCTGTACGCCCTCCCCCGCTTCGCGGCCAGGATCAACGAGGCGGTCGCCGAACTGGCCGGACTGCATCGGTTGCACAGGATCGAGCTCGCCGGACTTGATCGCGCCCTTCTGGGGTGCCCGGTCCGGCTGTCGACGATGGGCCGTGATCTGGACGCCGACCCCGCCTACTTCCTGGCCGCAGCAGCCGCGGGCCGGCTCGCCGTACACCTCATGTCGGACTGA
- a CDS encoding helix-turn-helix transcriptional regulator yields MIADPTRRRILDLLAERRTLTVGELAAEFPDLVASGISKHLMTLRAAGLVRSEKLGRNQHYRIDPEGFDRAFGEWAHRYAAYWDASLARLRALAERDPGSM; encoded by the coding sequence GTGATCGCCGATCCCACCCGGCGGCGCATTCTCGACCTTCTGGCCGAGCGCCGAACGCTCACCGTCGGCGAACTGGCCGCCGAGTTCCCCGACCTGGTCGCGTCCGGCATTTCCAAGCACCTGATGACGCTGCGGGCGGCGGGCTTGGTCAGGTCGGAGAAGCTCGGCCGCAACCAGCACTACCGGATCGACCCGGAAGGGTTCGACCGCGCCTTCGGCGAGTGGGCCCACCGCTACGCGGCCTACTGGGATGCCTCACTGGCCAGACTGCGTGCCCTGGCCGAACGCGATCCCGGATCGATGTGA
- a CDS encoding glycoside hydrolase family 32 protein: MDGWVNDPNGLALIDGRYHVFFQYNGAEPRHRSITWGHASSSDLISWTYHGVALVNRPGNIDQQGCWSGCLVDDRGLPTAVYTAVRDSPAEAVVALARSEDRTLLTWRQSDHGVIGPPADRSLTETRDPYVFSYAGHRYAVQGTGGRDAEPAVLLYGCDDLDRWTELGVLLDFTDPLVRRIAASSTWECPNLFPLDGHWVLVLSCWQDGDLCSVYLIGDLEPHDAGPRFVPRSGGRVDDSSAYYAPQALVTADRVLIWGWAREVQRTETQLLEAGWAGALTFPRRLSVVEDRLVSTPVAELDRLRGDQLDAAAPITARAFEIRSDAGVRLALVDGDDHQVVVDGSGPVRVFVDGSLIEIFTAGAPPRTVRAYPRPTSVWSVRSDPASVVVTTLSLPSS; this comes from the coding sequence GTGGACGGATGGGTCAACGACCCGAACGGTCTGGCACTGATCGACGGTCGGTATCACGTCTTCTTCCAGTACAACGGTGCCGAACCGCGGCATCGGTCGATCACCTGGGGGCACGCCAGTTCATCCGATCTGATCAGCTGGACCTACCACGGGGTCGCGCTGGTCAACCGGCCGGGAAACATCGACCAGCAGGGCTGCTGGAGCGGGTGCCTTGTCGATGATCGTGGCCTACCGACCGCGGTGTACACCGCCGTCCGGGACAGCCCGGCGGAGGCGGTCGTGGCGCTCGCCCGAAGCGAGGACAGGACATTGCTGACCTGGCGGCAGTCCGATCACGGGGTGATCGGACCGCCCGCTGATCGTTCCTTGACCGAAACCCGGGATCCTTACGTCTTCAGCTACGCCGGCCACCGATACGCCGTCCAGGGCACCGGCGGCCGCGATGCCGAGCCGGCCGTACTGCTTTACGGTTGCGATGATCTCGACCGGTGGACCGAGCTTGGGGTGCTGCTGGACTTCACCGACCCCCTGGTTCGCCGGATCGCCGCCTCGAGCACCTGGGAGTGTCCGAACCTGTTTCCGCTGGACGGTCACTGGGTGCTGGTGCTGTCCTGCTGGCAGGACGGCGATCTGTGCAGCGTCTATCTGATCGGTGACCTCGAGCCGCACGACGCCGGTCCGCGATTCGTGCCGCGCTCAGGTGGCCGGGTGGACGACAGTTCGGCCTACTACGCACCGCAGGCGTTGGTGACCGCCGACCGCGTACTGATCTGGGGTTGGGCACGGGAGGTCCAGCGGACCGAGACCCAACTCCTGGAGGCGGGGTGGGCCGGCGCACTGACCTTCCCCCGCCGGCTGTCGGTGGTGGAAGATCGATTGGTGTCGACGCCGGTCGCTGAACTGGACCGGCTGCGTGGTGATCAACTCGACGCCGCCGCGCCGATCACCGCGCGTGCGTTCGAGATCCGCTCCGATGCTGGGGTACGGCTGGCGCTGGTCGACGGTGATGATCATCAGGTCGTCGTCGACGGCTCCGGACCGGTCCGGGTGTTCGTCGACGGCAGCCTGATCGAGATCTTCACAGCCGGTGCACCGCCGCGGACGGTACGGGCCTATCCGCGCCCGACCTCGGTCTGGTCGGTGCGGTCCGACCCGGCGTCGGTGGTGGTCACGACGTTGTCCCTGCCGAGCAGCTGA
- a CDS encoding FKBP-type peptidyl-prolyl cis-trans isomerase, with protein MTPPLHLTLLPRTRRVSSGVVKALVVGAVTVSLALLGGCGDDKASTNPSKSPSPSSAASSATPSPSPSPSATVKPSDNLDALKVSGDYGKPPKLTFKHPWAINKTQSKVLKKGDGAKVSADSTVAVNYSAWVGRTGKEFDSSYDKKFSHQQLAYFPLNGVVPGFQKGLQGHHVGDRVLIAIAGKDGYDSAGGNPQIGVKVGDTLIFVVDIAGATLKSAEGAAVKPVPGLPTVTLSGDKPTVKIPSDNPPDKTTVQPLIKGTGPKVKANDNVTTRSVTVLWSGGKVVDDSWKTPFTPQTDPSTGQTSPIRLKAMQQAMVGQRVGSRLLIVFPPGTAYPNGDKSQGISKDDTVVMVVDILFSQPQQ; from the coding sequence GTGACCCCGCCGCTGCACCTGACGTTGCTGCCCCGTACCCGCCGGGTGAGTTCCGGCGTCGTCAAAGCGCTGGTCGTGGGCGCCGTCACCGTCAGCCTGGCGTTGCTCGGCGGTTGTGGCGACGACAAAGCCTCGACCAACCCGTCCAAGAGTCCGTCTCCATCGTCGGCGGCGTCGTCGGCGACCCCGTCGCCCAGCCCCTCGCCGTCGGCAACGGTGAAGCCGTCGGACAACCTCGATGCGCTGAAGGTCTCCGGCGACTACGGCAAGCCGCCGAAGTTGACCTTCAAACACCCGTGGGCGATCAACAAGACCCAGTCCAAGGTGCTCAAGAAGGGTGATGGCGCCAAGGTCTCGGCCGACAGCACCGTCGCCGTGAACTACTCGGCCTGGGTCGGACGGACCGGCAAGGAGTTCGACTCCTCCTACGACAAGAAGTTCTCCCACCAACAGTTGGCCTACTTCCCGCTGAACGGCGTGGTCCCGGGATTCCAAAAGGGTCTGCAGGGCCACCACGTCGGTGACCGGGTGCTGATCGCGATCGCCGGGAAGGACGGCTACGACAGCGCGGGCGGCAACCCGCAGATCGGGGTCAAGGTCGGCGACACGCTCATCTTCGTGGTCGACATCGCGGGCGCGACCCTGAAGAGTGCCGAGGGCGCCGCGGTCAAGCCGGTGCCGGGGCTGCCGACGGTGACGCTGTCCGGTGACAAGCCGACGGTCAAGATCCCGTCCGACAACCCGCCGGACAAGACCACGGTCCAGCCGCTGATCAAGGGCACCGGACCGAAGGTCAAGGCGAACGACAACGTGACCACCCGTTCGGTCACCGTGTTGTGGTCCGGTGGGAAGGTCGTCGACGACAGCTGGAAGACCCCGTTCACACCGCAGACCGATCCGAGCACCGGCCAGACCAGTCCGATCCGGCTGAAGGCGATGCAACAGGCGATGGTCGGCCAGCGGGTCGGGAGCCGGCTGCTGATCGTCTTCCCGCCCGGCACGGCGTACCCGAACGGCGACAAGAGCCAGGGGATCAGCAAGGACGACACAGTCGTGATGGTCGTCGACATCCTGTTCAGCCAGCCACAGCAGTAG
- the gluQRS gene encoding tRNA glutamyl-Q(34) synthetase GluQRS: MTQSQRSRERIRGRYAPSPTGDLHLGNLRTAVLAYLFAHSGDGLNDGPGELLYRIEDLDRSRVRHGVADRQRADLEALGLVFDPPLVVQSERTDAYREALQSLAGKTFECFCSRREIAEAASAPHGSPGRYPGTCRDLTEAERAERRRTRQPAIRLLADREPLTVIDLVYGEVTGIPDDIVLQRNDGTPAYHLAVVLDDAESGVNQVVRGDDLLGSAISQAYLARLLGRQVPNYAHVPLALNAEGNRLAKRDGAVTPADLAARGVGPAEVLTMIAVSLDLAADAEPVDLETLRARFDPERLPRYPWIVTG, translated from the coding sequence GTGACGCAATCCCAGCGCAGCCGGGAGCGAATTCGCGGTCGATATGCTCCGAGTCCCACCGGTGACCTGCACCTGGGCAATCTGCGGACGGCAGTGCTCGCCTACTTGTTCGCCCACAGCGGTGACGGTCTGAATGACGGGCCGGGTGAACTGCTCTATCGGATCGAGGATCTCGATCGTTCCCGGGTACGGCATGGGGTGGCCGATCGGCAACGTGCGGATCTGGAAGCGCTCGGCCTGGTCTTCGATCCGCCGCTGGTGGTGCAGTCCGAGCGCACCGACGCCTACCGCGAGGCCCTGCAGTCCCTGGCGGGCAAGACGTTCGAATGCTTCTGCAGCCGGCGGGAGATCGCCGAGGCCGCATCGGCACCGCACGGCTCACCCGGCCGGTATCCGGGCACCTGTCGGGACCTCACCGAGGCGGAACGGGCCGAGCGGCGCCGCACCAGGCAACCCGCGATCCGATTGCTCGCCGACCGGGAACCGCTGACGGTGATCGACCTGGTGTACGGCGAGGTGACCGGGATCCCCGACGACATCGTGCTGCAGCGCAATGACGGCACTCCGGCCTACCACCTGGCCGTCGTCCTCGATGACGCCGAGTCCGGCGTCAACCAGGTGGTCCGCGGCGACGACCTGCTCGGGTCGGCGATCAGCCAGGCCTATCTGGCGCGGTTGCTGGGTCGGCAGGTGCCGAACTACGCCCACGTGCCGTTGGCGCTCAATGCCGAGGGCAACCGGCTCGCCAAGCGCGACGGTGCCGTCACTCCGGCCGATCTGGCGGCACGCGGCGTGGGGCCTGCCGAGGTGTTGACCATGATCGCGGTGTCGCTGGACCTGGCCGCCGACGCCGAACCGGTTGATCTTGAAACCCTGAGGGCCCGGTTCGACCCGGAGCGGCTTCCCCGATATCCCTGGATCGTCACCGGCTGA
- a CDS encoding SDR family oxidoreductase, with product MSQPPQQQQPPGTESDLEPKADHGERSYVGSGRLEGKVAVITGGDSGIGKAVAIAYAREGADLVISYLSEHEDAEDTKHWVEKAGRRAVLIPGDVSDADHCRKIISRTVEEFGRVDVLVSNAAYQMTHETVEEVSDEEFDYTVRTNLNAYFYLVKAALPHMREGGSIIGSSSINSDAPSPTLMPYAATKAAIANMTASLAQLLAERGIRANSVAPGPIWTPLIPSTMPPEKVESFGQQAPLQRPGQPAELAPVYVMLASDEGSYVSGARIAVTGGKPIL from the coding sequence ATGAGCCAGCCACCCCAGCAGCAGCAACCACCCGGCACCGAATCGGATCTGGAACCGAAGGCGGATCACGGCGAGCGCAGCTACGTCGGCAGCGGCCGGCTGGAGGGCAAGGTCGCGGTGATCACCGGCGGCGACAGCGGAATCGGCAAGGCCGTCGCGATCGCCTACGCCCGCGAGGGAGCCGACCTGGTGATCAGCTATCTCAGCGAGCACGAGGACGCCGAGGACACCAAGCATTGGGTGGAGAAGGCCGGCCGGCGTGCCGTCCTGATCCCCGGCGACGTTTCGGACGCCGACCATTGCCGCAAGATCATCTCCCGGACGGTCGAGGAGTTCGGGCGCGTCGACGTCCTGGTCAGCAATGCCGCCTACCAGATGACCCACGAGACCGTGGAGGAGGTGAGCGACGAGGAGTTCGACTACACCGTCCGCACCAACCTCAACGCCTACTTCTACCTGGTCAAGGCGGCCCTGCCGCACATGCGGGAAGGCGGCAGCATCATCGGTTCGTCGTCGATCAACTCCGACGCACCGTCCCCGACGCTGATGCCGTATGCCGCGACCAAGGCCGCGATCGCCAATATGACCGCCTCCCTGGCCCAACTGCTCGCCGAGCGAGGCATCCGGGCCAACAGCGTCGCGCCGGGACCGATCTGGACGCCGCTGATCCCGTCGACGATGCCGCCGGAGAAGGTCGAGAGCTTCGGCCAGCAGGCGCCCCTGCAGCGGCCCGGACAGCCGGCCGAACTGGCACCGGTCTATGTGATGCTGGCATCCGACGAGGGCAGTTATGTCTCCGGCGCGCGGATCGCGGTCACGGGAGGCAAGCCGATCCTCTGA
- a CDS encoding YafY family protein: MSDSPKNEKRSTAGQTAQAQVKRLLSLIPYLRQHDGVAITDVAEAFGVPPQRIREDLNVLWMCGLPGLSPGDLIDIDMDAVDGEGIIHLSNADYLTRPLRLTADEALALILALRTLRGVTATGERDAIDRALTKLEAVAGEQPDRVAGQAEVAVTGGREDIRATVTEALRRGKRLELTYDVASRAETTHRFVDPLRVFVLEGYGYLDAWCYSANGLRSFRMDRIATITITDTDVVDHDVQLRDVSKGWFDALKDAPLVTLALDRSAVWVAEYYPMESVTAADDGGLTVTTRVSDPAWLRSLLLRLGGGARVLSPEGAGDSAADAASEALDQYAALAG; this comes from the coding sequence ATGAGCGACTCACCGAAGAACGAGAAGCGGTCGACCGCCGGTCAGACCGCGCAGGCGCAGGTGAAGCGGTTGCTGAGCCTGATCCCGTACCTGCGCCAGCACGACGGCGTCGCGATCACCGACGTCGCCGAGGCGTTCGGAGTGCCGCCGCAACGGATCCGCGAGGACCTGAACGTGTTGTGGATGTGCGGGCTGCCCGGGCTCAGCCCTGGTGACCTGATCGACATCGACATGGATGCAGTGGACGGCGAAGGCATCATCCACCTGTCGAACGCCGACTATCTGACCCGGCCGCTGCGCCTGACCGCCGACGAGGCGCTGGCCCTGATCCTGGCGTTGCGGACTCTGCGCGGCGTGACGGCGACGGGGGAACGGGACGCGATCGACCGCGCGCTGACCAAACTCGAGGCCGTCGCCGGGGAGCAGCCGGACCGGGTCGCCGGTCAGGCGGAGGTGGCGGTGACCGGTGGCCGGGAGGACATTCGGGCAACGGTGACCGAGGCGCTGCGGCGGGGCAAGCGGCTCGAGCTGACCTACGACGTGGCCAGTCGGGCCGAGACTACCCACCGGTTCGTCGATCCGCTGCGAGTCTTCGTACTGGAGGGATACGGCTATCTCGACGCCTGGTGCTACTCGGCAAACGGTCTGCGGTCGTTCCGGATGGACCGGATCGCCACCATCACCATCACCGACACCGATGTGGTCGACCACGACGTCCAGCTCCGGGACGTCAGCAAGGGCTGGTTCGACGCACTGAAGGACGCACCGCTGGTCACCCTGGCGCTGGACCGCAGCGCCGTCTGGGTCGCCGAGTACTACCCGATGGAGTCGGTCACCGCTGCCGATGACGGCGGCCTCACGGTGACCACGCGGGTCAGCGATCCGGCCTGGCTGCGCAGCCTGCTGCTGCGGCTGGGCGGTGGGGCGCGGGTGCTCTCGCCGGAGGGCGCCGGGGATTCCGCCGCCGACGCGGCCTCCGAGGCACTCGACCAGTACGCCGCCCTCGCCGGCTGA
- a CDS encoding pseudouridine synthase yields the protein MRLQKVLAAAGIGSRRASEQMIAEGRVEVNGKVVGVQGMRVDPERDVIRVDGERIPPPRRHVYLVLNKPRGVVSTLDDPEGRPTLANYLEGRKERLFHVGRLDADTEGLLILTNDGEFAHRLAHPSYKVPKTYVAEVVGTVDRATLNKLRRPLMLEDGPVRAEQVRLVSATAERSMVNITLHEGRNRIVRRMLDSVGHPVRRLSRVAIGPVRLGNLRPGEIRDLDQSELGKLLDLVGR from the coding sequence GTGCGCCTGCAGAAGGTCCTCGCGGCAGCCGGGATCGGGTCCCGGCGGGCCAGCGAGCAGATGATCGCCGAGGGCCGGGTCGAGGTCAACGGCAAGGTCGTCGGGGTACAGGGGATGCGTGTCGACCCCGAGCGGGACGTCATCCGGGTCGATGGGGAACGCATCCCGCCGCCCCGGCGGCACGTCTACCTGGTGCTCAACAAGCCACGCGGGGTGGTGTCCACCCTCGACGACCCGGAGGGTCGGCCGACGCTCGCCAACTACCTGGAGGGCCGCAAGGAGAGGTTGTTCCACGTCGGACGGCTGGATGCCGATACCGAGGGCCTGTTGATCCTGACCAACGACGGCGAGTTCGCCCACCGGCTTGCTCATCCGTCGTACAAGGTCCCCAAGACCTACGTCGCCGAAGTGGTCGGAACGGTCGATCGGGCGACCTTGAACAAACTGCGCCGGCCGCTGATGTTGGAGGACGGACCGGTACGCGCCGAGCAAGTTCGGCTGGTTTCTGCCACCGCGGAACGTAGCATGGTCAACATCACCTTGCACGAAGGGAGAAACCGCATCGTGCGACGCATGTTGGATTCGGTCGGTCATCCGGTCAGAAGGCTTTCCCGGGTCGCCATCGGCCCGGTCAGGCTGGGCAATCTCAGGCCAGGCGAGATCCGCGATCTTGATCAGTCAGAGCTGGGCAAGTTGCTGGATCTGGTCGGTCGGTAG